Proteins encoded within one genomic window of Patescibacteria group bacterium:
- a CDS encoding class I SAM-dependent methyltransferase, whose translation MKQHLVRFMPKLLKAIGKKSILKTLCSLNHLMRTVTAATHRLQFYFEYSVFNQPEYFDHFIDLFYLWRKHRYPFWLERGIFGLLACKDQGEILELCCGDGFNARNFYSIRAKSIVAVDFEKDVIRFAQKYNSAPNIQFLTIDIRHAMPQGVFDTIIWDGAIEHFTETEIDELLKEIKPRLKDGGCLSGYTIVEKTEGKSHSLHEYEFKSKEDLFRFLTPYFKNVRVFETVYPIRHNLYFWASDSILPMDSGWMGQIRT comes from the coding sequence ATGAAACAACATCTCGTCAGATTCATGCCAAAATTATTAAAAGCGATAGGTAAAAAAAGTATTCTTAAAACGCTTTGCTCACTCAACCATCTCATGAGAACAGTGACTGCAGCAACTCATAGGTTGCAATTTTACTTTGAATACAGTGTTTTTAACCAACCGGAATACTTCGATCATTTTATTGACCTTTTCTATCTCTGGCGAAAGCACCGTTACCCATTTTGGCTTGAACGAGGTATTTTCGGGCTCCTTGCCTGCAAAGATCAAGGGGAAATTTTAGAACTTTGTTGCGGTGATGGCTTTAATGCTCGGAATTTTTACTCTATTCGAGCAAAAAGTATCGTGGCAGTAGATTTTGAAAAGGATGTCATACGCTTTGCCCAGAAGTACAATAGTGCACCCAATATTCAATTCCTCACCATAGATATTCGCCATGCTATGCCGCAAGGGGTCTTTGATACGATCATATGGGATGGCGCAATCGAACACTTTACTGAAACCGAAATTGATGAGCTTTTAAAAGAAATAAAGCCTAGACTGAAAGATGGTGGGTGTCTCAGTGGCTATACAATTGTTGAGAAGACGGAAGGAAAAAGCCACTCACTTCATGAGTACGAATTCAAATCAAAAGAGGATTTATTTCGTTTTCTCACCCCCTACTTTAAAAACGTAAGGGTATTTGAGACAGTATATCCCATCAGACACAATCTCTACTTTTGGGCTTCAGACAGTATTTTGCCGATGGATTCTGGGTGGATGGGACAAATCCGAACTTAA
- a CDS encoding nucleotide sugar dehydrogenase: MNERMIHERTARICVVGLGYIGLPTACFFAKAGFRVYGCDIIEEKVALLQNGQLPFCEPGLEELLAEGLQRISFSREIQVADIYIICVPTPLTIEKKSDLSYLVAAVQNIQTVIKKDDLIVVESTIPPRTIEDIVKPLFHEEVFLAHAPERAIPGNTIIEIVHNTRIVGGVDGESRHLARILYETFVKSEVYETEVRVAEIVKIIENTYRDVNIGFANEIAKICERMELNVWDVIRLANFHPRVSIHLPGPGVGGHCIPIDPYFLLNDTLPDGMIAAARLINNSMPQHVVFTLENLLRGIENPLVSVLGIAYKKNVSDDRESPSLQIIELLKLRSIRMEIFDPLCQTTQRYSLSNSFKEATEGSDCILLLTDHDLFREIDPSQIGVMRTKLLYDTRNVLNHDQWRAHGFQINVLGSA, translated from the coding sequence ATGAATGAGAGAATGATTCACGAACGTACGGCTCGTATATGTGTTGTTGGGCTAGGATACATTGGGTTGCCGACAGCATGTTTTTTTGCGAAAGCAGGTTTTCGAGTTTACGGATGCGATATAATCGAAGAGAAAGTTGCACTTCTTCAAAATGGACAACTTCCTTTTTGTGAACCCGGACTTGAAGAATTGCTGGCAGAGGGCTTGCAACGCATATCTTTTTCGCGCGAAATACAGGTCGCTGACATATATATAATATGTGTCCCTACACCATTGACGATTGAGAAGAAATCAGATCTTTCATATCTCGTGGCAGCGGTTCAGAATATTCAAACAGTCATAAAAAAAGATGATCTCATTGTTGTCGAGTCAACAATACCACCACGCACTATTGAAGATATTGTTAAACCTTTATTCCATGAGGAGGTATTTCTCGCCCATGCGCCGGAACGCGCAATTCCCGGCAATACCATCATTGAAATAGTCCATAATACCCGTATTGTCGGTGGGGTGGATGGTGAGTCAAGGCATCTTGCTAGGATTCTTTATGAGACATTTGTTAAGAGTGAGGTATATGAGACAGAGGTACGAGTAGCTGAGATCGTAAAAATCATCGAAAATACTTATCGCGATGTCAATATAGGGTTTGCGAATGAAATAGCAAAAATATGCGAGCGAATGGAGTTGAATGTGTGGGATGTTATTCGGCTCGCTAACTTCCATCCGCGGGTTAGTATCCATTTACCGGGTCCAGGCGTGGGAGGACATTGCATACCAATAGATCCTTATTTTTTGCTCAATGATACGCTTCCAGATGGAATGATCGCGGCAGCGAGACTCATTAATAATTCAATGCCTCAGCACGTTGTCTTTACTCTCGAGAACCTTTTAAGGGGGATTGAAAACCCTCTGGTATCGGTATTAGGAATTGCATACAAAAAAAACGTGAGTGATGATCGTGAGAGCCCATCCCTTCAAATTATTGAGCTTTTAAAATTAAGATCAATACGCATGGAGATCTTTGATCCGCTGTGTCAGACAACTCAGCGTTATTCTCTTTCGAATTCATTCAAAGAGGCAACGGAAGGATCTGATTGCATCCTTCTTCTGACCGACCATGATCTTTTTCGAGAGATTGATCCAAGTCAGATAGGTGTTATGCGTACGAAATTGCTCTATGATACCCGGAATGTTTTAAACCATGATCAATGGCGGGCACATGGTTTTCAAATAAATGTTCTTGGTAGTGCCTAA
- a CDS encoding GDP-L-fucose synthase, translating into MIGKKILLTGGAGFLGKYVYQALLQRGVLDSDIIIPRSVSHDLRKKEVCDEVVKDADIVIHLAAKVGGIGYNNKNPGDLFYDNLIMGVNLMESARQANVEKFVACGTICAYPKFTPTPFREEDLWNGYPEETNAPYGLAKKMLLVQSQAYRKQFGFNAIYLLPVNLYGPGDNFNPDSSHVIPALIKKVRDAMVSDQDTIEVWGTGEATREFLYVEDAAEGIILAAERYNDEQPVNIGAGKEISIRDLIQLICSHMGFEGEILWNTAQPDGQPRRSLETSRARQFGFQATTEFEIGLHKTIDWYIESVAALSKKSSETPSHE; encoded by the coding sequence ATGATAGGTAAAAAAATACTTTTAACGGGTGGTGCGGGTTTTCTTGGTAAGTATGTCTATCAAGCACTCCTGCAAAGAGGCGTTCTTGATAGTGATATTATCATTCCTCGTTCTGTGAGCCACGATTTGCGAAAAAAAGAAGTATGTGACGAGGTAGTTAAGGATGCAGATATTGTCATTCATTTGGCTGCAAAAGTAGGGGGTATTGGGTATAATAACAAAAATCCTGGAGATCTTTTTTACGACAATCTTATTATGGGAGTTAATCTTATGGAGTCGGCTCGACAGGCAAACGTGGAGAAGTTTGTCGCCTGTGGGACGATTTGTGCTTATCCGAAATTTACTCCAACACCATTTCGAGAGGAAGATCTTTGGAATGGGTATCCCGAGGAGACCAACGCTCCCTATGGCTTGGCAAAAAAAATGCTTCTTGTGCAATCACAAGCATATCGAAAACAGTTTGGATTTAATGCAATTTATCTCCTTCCTGTGAACTTGTATGGTCCTGGGGATAATTTTAATCCCGACTCCTCACATGTTATTCCAGCGTTAATTAAAAAAGTTCGAGATGCAATGGTATCTGATCAAGATACTATCGAAGTCTGGGGTACCGGAGAGGCTACGCGCGAATTTCTCTATGTAGAGGACGCAGCGGAAGGCATTATTCTTGCTGCCGAGCGTTATAATGATGAACAACCGGTCAATATTGGTGCAGGCAAGGAAATATCTATTCGAGATCTCATTCAGCTGATTTGCTCGCATATGGGCTTTGAAGGAGAAATTCTTTGGAACACAGCACAACCAGATGGTCAGCCACGGAGGAGTCTCGAGACATCACGAGCCCGACAGTTTGGCTTTCAGGCGACAACGGAATTTGAAATAGGCTTACATAAGACCATTGACTGGTATATAGAATCTGTCGCTGCGCTATCAAAAAAATCATCTGAGACCCCATCCCATGAATGA